The following proteins are co-located in the Rippkaea orientalis PCC 8801 genome:
- a CDS encoding DUF4276 family protein: MKIAILVEGSTEKFFKTKLCDFLKNYLNQQMPRLKFFKYDSPIPKQDKLKRIVENLLTGKASYDAVIALTDVYTGKQDFRDAADAKAQMMKWVDNNPQFYPHTALHDFEAWLLSYWSTIQALAKHNRSAPSGSPETVNHQKPPSYHIKEIFKLGGRQDYDKTIHSQKILEKNDLMLAIQACPELKAFVNRIISLCDESKKIN, translated from the coding sequence ATGAAAATTGCTATTTTAGTCGAAGGGAGTACAGAAAAATTTTTCAAAACTAAGCTTTGTGATTTTTTAAAAAATTATTTAAATCAGCAAATGCCAAGACTCAAGTTTTTTAAGTACGATAGTCCCATTCCCAAACAAGACAAACTTAAGCGCATCGTTGAGAATCTATTAACTGGCAAGGCTTCTTATGATGCTGTAATTGCGCTCACAGATGTTTATACAGGGAAGCAGGATTTTCGAGATGCGGCTGATGCTAAAGCCCAAATGATGAAGTGGGTTGATAATAACCCCCAATTTTATCCTCACACAGCACTGCATGACTTTGAAGCATGGCTCCTTTCATACTGGAGCACTATTCAAGCATTAGCAAAACATAATCGCTCTGCTCCTAGTGGTTCTCCTGAAACCGTAAATCACCAGAAACCCCCTTCTTACCATATTAAAGAAATTTTTAAATTGGGAGGAAGGCAAGATTATGATAAGACCATTCATAGCCAAAAAATTTTGGAGAAGAATGATTTGATGCTTGCTATTCAAGCTTGTCCAGAACTGAAAGCTTTTGTAAACCGAATTATTTCTCTTTGTGATGAAAGCAAAAAAATTAATTAA
- a CDS encoding AAA family ATPase, with protein sequence MDRFENISVRGFRRLRQVDLEMRDLIVMIGANGAGKTSFLDVLSILAASANGKLQETLQSKGGLNEILTRGKEQDLGITVSMKVPEREPLKYGLTLSPKGLSYEIQEESLTQQNNPNAPEPFKYIESFGLDIKYFSQEDRKLLTPNWDHNYLETSLSQVPKMYREPENLRKSLASCTYYGALDVSGKSPIRLPQPMRPAKLPGASGEDLVSCLYDLRETDRDRFEMVEDVISTAFPDFERLNFPPVAAGTISMTWTDRNFSQPIYVHELSEGTLRFLWLVTLLQSQSLTTITLLDEPEVSLHPELLRYLVYLMREASKHTQLIVATHSDRLIRFLKPDEVLICDLEEGEATMTWADTLDLDKWLEDYSLDQVWAMNVIGGQP encoded by the coding sequence ATGGACAGATTTGAAAATATATCAGTGAGAGGCTTTCGCCGACTTCGACAAGTTGACCTTGAGATGAGAGATCTTATCGTCATGATTGGGGCGAATGGAGCAGGAAAAACCTCTTTTTTGGATGTTCTTTCAATACTAGCTGCTTCAGCCAATGGTAAATTACAAGAAACATTGCAATCTAAAGGTGGATTAAATGAGATTTTAACCAGAGGTAAAGAACAAGATCTTGGGATTACTGTGTCAATGAAAGTACCCGAAAGAGAGCCGTTGAAGTATGGCTTAACCTTGTCACCGAAAGGCTTGTCTTATGAAATTCAGGAAGAGAGTTTAACACAGCAAAACAATCCAAATGCACCTGAACCATTCAAATATATTGAATCTTTTGGTTTAGATATTAAATATTTTAGTCAAGAAGATCGTAAACTGCTCACACCAAATTGGGATCATAATTATCTAGAAACCTCTCTCTCTCAAGTTCCTAAAATGTATCGTGAACCTGAAAACTTGAGAAAAAGTCTTGCTTCTTGCACTTACTATGGAGCACTTGATGTTTCTGGGAAAAGCCCAATTCGCTTACCTCAGCCAATGCGTCCTGCCAAGCTACCTGGTGCAAGCGGTGAAGATTTGGTTTCCTGTCTCTATGATCTTCGGGAAACAGATAGAGATCGTTTTGAAATGGTTGAAGATGTTATTTCTACAGCATTTCCAGATTTTGAGAGATTAAATTTTCCTCCTGTTGCTGCCGGAACTATTTCCATGACTTGGACAGATAGAAACTTTTCTCAACCCATATATGTGCATGAATTATCAGAAGGAACACTACGTTTCCTTTGGTTAGTGACCCTTTTACAAAGCCAGAGTTTAACGACAATTACTTTGCTAGATGAGCCAGAAGTTAGCTTACATCCTGAGCTTTTGAGATATTTAGTATATTTGATGAGAGAAGCTTCAAAACATACACAGCTTATAGTAGCAACTCATTCAGATCGACTGATTAGGTTTCTTAAACCAGATGAAGTTTTAATCTGTGACCTTGAAGAAGGTGAGGCAACAATGACTTGGGCAGATACGCTTGATTTGGATAAATGGTTAGAGGACTACAGCCTTGATCAAGTTTGGGCAATGAATGTAATCGGTGGGCAACCATGA
- a CDS encoding DUF6887 family protein, whose translation MMQPNFSTMTKRELRAYVVAHPDDQAAFHAFVDRFTAEASPETFDIPKSNAEVEEVERLIKQKLEQLRT comes from the coding sequence ATGATGCAGCCTAACTTTAGTACCATGACTAAGAGGGAACTAAGAGCTTATGTCGTTGCTCACCCTGATGATCAGGCTGCATTTCATGCCTTTGTTGACCGCTTTACGGCAGAAGCATCTCCAGAGACTTTTGACATTCCAAAATCGAATGCTGAGGTTGAAGAGGTTGAAAGGCTAATCAAGCAGAAGTTAGAACAACTGAGGACATAA
- a CDS encoding DUF6888 family protein gives MLHRDILILPTAEQAIRCVILCQSLTNTFTPIFVVRLDERTGNVFLLGGDNIEIEIYRNGLWRFL, from the coding sequence TTGCTTCATAGAGATATACTAATTTTGCCAACTGCCGAACAAGCTATCAGATGTGTGATCCTCTGCCAGTCCTTGACTAACACCTTTACCCCCATCTTTGTTGTCCGTCTTGATGAGCGCACAGGTAATGTGTTTCTTCTGGGTGGAGATAATATAGAAATAGAAATTTACCGCAATGGTCTTTGGAGGTTTTTATGA
- the smc gene encoding chromosome segregation protein SMC, with translation MVHIKRIELSHFKSFGGTTSIPFLTGFTVVSGPNGSGKSNILDALLFCLGLATSKGMRAERLPDLVNHNHSNNRKTQEASVSVTFDVSDLEDLQEFSLNSPPVTQVTVVEDNHSNGHHLPDAEETPIDNKKLVRNSEWTVTRRLRVTKGGSYSSNYYINGEACNVNELHEQLNRLRIYPEGYNVVLQGDVTRIISMNSKERRQIIDELAGVAEFDRKIEKTKETLEEVREREERCQIIQTELQRSLERLAADRIKAEKYQKLRVQVQEKQQWELVLVWKSLQQQASRLQSQITTGEQEATQLKEQLTNLSQQISQTSSELEQLNRQVKALGEDEQLTVASKLATQKAQRNQLEQRQQELLTLTQQNQKSLQETQNTIAQLEHNLTHLTQETLELDNNTIPFLIQQRDRTRQTLEMVRTQANAIAEASDAWVQEQSALSRKITAIQDTLNPQRTQQAKLNERRQQLNKTIDNETQQLQEIETELNSQHQELNTLSHQATTSTQDIQTLAEKLAATEQANSILQETQDRLIKEHREKQRQLDRLEASQQAQQEAQGTYATQLILSSDLPGVCGLVAQLGQVNPRYQLALEIAAGARLTYIVVEDDSIAAAGIELLKKAKAGRATFLPLTKIKSPKIQDNPLLRQSKGFIDLAVNLVLCKPEHSDIFAYVLGNTVVFETLNDARSHLGQQRIVTLEGDILETSGAMTGGSQPKRSNIRFGTVTRGESEELKAIKQRLADLDNLLARNEEKLAQKYVEIKELSRSLTELRQSEREHQLKRQQFEKEIKRLSEQKEKISLQLATHRQELEIVTSQLTILEAEIPVLESQLKTEQQRLEELEQSQTNSEWQEIQTLIKTQENSLQEREQELRKEEERLKDLDNQCQRFREKITEGKQRIETDKSQAINLKKEGSEIETKLVEIKQKIEELESLLEQLNIKLGQTKKDRDRKEETLQSLQKNQQQKAWQLEKLETTQQERKEALITLEEQLESQQNELPEPLPEVPLLAEIDLETTDLTPHIEQLQKEIRNGQKRLEAMEPVNMLALEEHEKTQERLNELTEKLTTLESERTELLLRIENFTTLRFRSFKEAFDAVNENFKTIFATLSDGDGYLQLENEENPFEGGLNLVAHPKGKPVQRLSSMSGGEKSLTALSFIFSLQRYRPSPFYAFDEVDMFLDGANVERLSKMIQQQAKQAQFIVVSLRRPMIEASERTIGVTQARGAYTQVLGIKL, from the coding sequence ATGGTTCATATCAAGCGCATCGAACTTTCGCACTTCAAATCTTTTGGAGGAACCACCTCCATACCCTTTTTGACGGGGTTTACGGTGGTGTCGGGTCCCAATGGGTCAGGTAAATCTAATATTCTCGATGCGCTATTATTTTGTCTGGGACTGGCTACTTCAAAAGGAATGCGTGCGGAACGTCTTCCAGACTTAGTCAACCACAATCATAGTAATAATCGCAAGACCCAAGAAGCGAGTGTATCTGTTACCTTTGATGTTTCTGACTTAGAAGACTTACAAGAATTTAGTCTTAATAGTCCCCCCGTGACACAGGTAACAGTCGTTGAAGATAATCATAGCAATGGTCATCACCTCCCTGACGCAGAAGAAACTCCCATCGACAATAAAAAGTTAGTTCGTAACAGTGAATGGACGGTAACAAGACGGTTACGGGTGACGAAAGGGGGAAGTTATTCCTCGAATTACTATATCAACGGGGAAGCGTGTAATGTTAATGAACTCCACGAACAATTAAACCGTTTACGCATCTATCCCGAAGGTTACAATGTTGTCTTACAAGGGGATGTAACTCGCATTATCTCCATGAACTCTAAGGAAAGACGACAAATTATTGATGAATTAGCAGGAGTTGCTGAATTTGATCGCAAAATTGAAAAAACAAAAGAAACCTTAGAAGAAGTCAGAGAAAGAGAAGAAAGATGTCAAATTATTCAAACGGAATTACAGCGATCGCTAGAAAGATTAGCGGCTGATCGTATTAAAGCAGAAAAGTATCAAAAATTGCGAGTTCAAGTTCAAGAAAAGCAACAATGGGAACTCGTCTTAGTGTGGAAGTCTTTACAACAACAAGCATCCCGTCTTCAGTCCCAAATTACCACGGGGGAACAAGAAGCAACCCAACTCAAAGAACAGTTAACCAACTTATCTCAACAAATTAGTCAAACTAGCAGCGAACTCGAACAACTCAACCGTCAAGTTAAAGCATTAGGAGAAGATGAACAGTTAACGGTTGCGTCAAAATTAGCTACCCAAAAAGCGCAACGCAACCAACTCGAACAACGTCAACAAGAATTACTCACTTTAACACAACAGAACCAAAAATCTCTTCAAGAAACCCAAAATACCATTGCACAACTCGAACACAATTTAACCCATCTGACCCAAGAAACCCTTGAATTAGACAACAATACTATACCATTTTTGATCCAACAACGCGATCGCACCCGTCAAACCCTAGAAATGGTGAGAACCCAAGCAAACGCTATTGCAGAAGCATCCGATGCTTGGGTTCAAGAACAAAGTGCATTAAGTCGGAAAATTACTGCTATTCAAGATACGCTGAACCCCCAACGAACCCAACAAGCAAAACTCAATGAACGTCGTCAACAATTAAACAAAACCATTGATAATGAAACTCAACAACTACAGGAAATAGAAACTGAACTCAACAGTCAACACCAAGAATTAAATACTTTATCCCATCAAGCAACGACATCCACCCAAGACATACAAACCCTCGCAGAAAAATTAGCCGCAACAGAACAAGCAAATAGTATCCTACAAGAAACCCAAGATCGGTTAATTAAAGAACATCGGGAAAAACAACGTCAACTTGATCGTTTAGAAGCATCCCAACAAGCGCAACAAGAAGCACAAGGAACCTACGCTACTCAACTCATTTTATCATCCGATCTCCCTGGCGTTTGTGGATTAGTTGCCCAACTCGGACAAGTCAACCCTCGCTATCAATTAGCCTTAGAAATTGCCGCCGGAGCAAGACTGACTTATATTGTAGTCGAAGATGATAGTATTGCTGCTGCTGGAATCGAATTATTAAAGAAAGCTAAAGCCGGAAGAGCAACTTTTTTACCCCTGACCAAAATTAAATCCCCAAAAATTCAAGATAACCCCCTCCTGCGTCAGTCCAAAGGGTTTATCGATCTCGCAGTTAACCTAGTATTATGTAAACCTGAACACTCGGACATTTTCGCCTATGTTTTGGGTAATACAGTGGTGTTTGAAACCCTCAATGATGCGCGTTCCCATTTGGGACAGCAACGCATCGTTACATTAGAAGGAGACATCCTCGAAACTAGCGGCGCAATGACGGGAGGAAGTCAGCCAAAACGGTCAAATATTCGCTTTGGAACCGTTACTAGAGGCGAGTCAGAAGAACTTAAAGCTATTAAGCAACGTCTCGCAGATTTGGATAATTTACTAGCTCGAAATGAAGAAAAGTTAGCACAAAAATATGTAGAAATCAAGGAACTTTCACGAAGCCTAACAGAATTAAGGCAAAGCGAAAGAGAACATCAATTAAAACGCCAACAATTCGAGAAAGAAATTAAACGGTTAAGCGAACAAAAAGAGAAAATCAGCTTACAATTAGCTACCCATCGACAAGAGTTAGAAATAGTTACCAGTCAATTAACTATTTTAGAGGCAGAAATTCCCGTCTTAGAAAGCCAATTAAAGACCGAACAACAACGCTTAGAAGAATTGGAACAATCTCAAACTAATAGCGAATGGCAAGAAATTCAAACCCTTATTAAGACTCAGGAAAACTCTTTACAGGAACGGGAACAGGAACTCAGAAAAGAAGAAGAACGGTTAAAAGATCTAGACAATCAATGTCAGCGTTTTCGGGAAAAAATCACCGAAGGAAAGCAACGCATAGAAACGGATAAAAGTCAAGCAATTAATCTTAAAAAAGAAGGCTCGGAAATTGAAACTAAATTAGTTGAGATTAAGCAAAAAATTGAAGAATTAGAAAGTTTATTAGAACAGTTGAATATCAAATTAGGGCAAACCAAAAAAGACCGCGATCGCAAAGAAGAAACCTTACAATCTTTGCAAAAAAATCAACAACAAAAAGCTTGGCAATTAGAGAAATTAGAAACAACTCAACAGGAAAGAAAAGAAGCTTTAATTACCCTAGAAGAACAATTAGAAAGCCAACAAAATGAACTCCCTGAACCTTTACCCGAAGTCCCTCTACTCGCAGAAATTGACCTAGAGACTACCGATTTAACGCCTCATATTGAACAACTGCAAAAAGAAATCCGTAACGGACAAAAACGCTTAGAAGCGATGGAACCCGTTAATATGTTAGCGTTAGAAGAACACGAAAAAACCCAAGAACGGTTAAACGAACTAACCGAAAAATTAACCACATTAGAGTCAGAAAGAACTGAATTATTACTCAGAATAGAAAACTTTACTACCCTAAGATTTCGCTCATTTAAAGAAGCCTTTGATGCGGTTAATGAGAACTTTAAAACCATTTTTGCCACCCTTTCCGATGGAGATGGATATTTACAATTAGAGAACGAAGAAAACCCCTTTGAAGGAGGACTAAATTTAGTCGCGCATCCCAAAGGAAAACCCGTTCAACGGTTAAGTTCTATGTCAGGAGGAGAAAAATCCTTAACCGCATTAAGCTTTATTTTTTCCCTACAAAGATACCGTCCTTCTCCCTTTTATGCCTTTGATGAAGTCGATATGTTTTTAGATGGAGCCAATGTAGAAAGACTCTCTAAAATGATACAACAACAGGCCAAACAAGCGCAATTTATTGTTGTTAGTTTGCGTCGTCCCATGATTGAAGCATCGGAAAGAACTATCGGAGTAACTCAAGCAAGGGGTGCTTATACTCAAGTATTGGGGATTAAATTGTAA
- the grrP gene encoding extracellular substrate binding-like orphan protein GrrP codes for MLKKLSLACLTLLLVLGEAKTSLSETVIEKVARTGVLTAGSRLNLIPYSYFNDKEELDGYSLAVLNLIREDLEKQLGKPIKLEIIEAQDISERIPKLMSGDIDISCDTVFTWERDKFVDFSLSYGVSGVRLLVPKNSTLGTPESLEGKRVAIIPHTVIGDTIKLVQPKATLIPVNNFTEGIEALKAGKVDAIAGDSIILDGERQRLKSDNYQLVPEDPYARYGIACMVPEGNSTFLNLVNYSIAKLMQGYLIGDPKYQEIINRWIGPEGVVTIVKPEAIKDFFEYTIITREQVPLSPETNQK; via the coding sequence ATGTTAAAAAAACTATCTTTAGCTTGCCTAACGCTCTTACTTGTGCTAGGGGAAGCAAAAACCAGTTTATCAGAAACCGTCATAGAAAAAGTGGCCCGTACGGGAGTTTTAACAGCAGGATCTCGTTTAAATTTAATTCCTTATTCCTATTTTAATGACAAAGAGGAATTAGACGGCTATTCTCTAGCGGTGCTTAATCTGATTCGAGAAGACCTTGAAAAACAATTAGGAAAACCCATTAAATTAGAGATTATTGAAGCACAAGACATCAGCGAAAGAATCCCTAAACTAATGAGTGGGGATATTGATATTAGTTGTGATACGGTGTTTACTTGGGAACGAGATAAATTTGTCGATTTTTCTCTTAGCTATGGGGTTTCTGGAGTCAGATTATTAGTGCCTAAAAATAGTACCTTGGGAACACCAGAATCTTTAGAAGGGAAGCGTGTTGCCATTATTCCCCACACGGTTATTGGAGATACGATCAAATTAGTCCAACCCAAAGCGACTTTAATACCCGTTAACAATTTTACTGAAGGAATTGAAGCACTCAAAGCAGGGAAAGTAGATGCGATCGCAGGAGATAGTATCATCCTAGATGGAGAACGTCAACGCTTAAAATCTGATAACTATCAATTAGTTCCAGAAGACCCCTATGCACGCTATGGAATTGCTTGTATGGTTCCCGAAGGCAATTCTACCTTTTTGAATTTAGTTAACTATTCCATTGCTAAATTAATGCAAGGCTATTTGATTGGAGATCCCAAATATCAAGAGATAATCAATCGTTGGATAGGACCAGAAGGCGTTGTTACCATCGTTAAGCCTGAAGCCATCAAAGACTTTTTTGAATATACTATTATAACTCGAGAACAGGTTCCCTTATCTCCCGAAACTAATCAAAAATAG
- the grrA gene encoding GrrA/OscA1 family cyclophane-containing rSAM-modified RiPP, protein MKLTTTSWLGFLVTLSALNLPAAKAINPATTSETLSVSQPLESRLSRLSTTLKARETIISDIPLTKPIDVAIGWGDGRGNRGFVNTNRGGWGNANSGGFGNINPWRNGWADAGGFRNHGGGGFVNRGGGGGFVNRGGGFINR, encoded by the coding sequence TTGAAACTTACTACAACCAGTTGGCTAGGCTTTTTAGTTACCTTATCCGCGCTAAATCTTCCTGCTGCTAAAGCCATTAATCCTGCTACAACCTCCGAAACCCTATCAGTATCCCAACCCTTAGAAAGCCGTTTATCTCGACTTTCAACAACCTTAAAAGCGAGAGAAACTATCATCTCTGATATCCCTTTAACTAAACCCATTGATGTTGCGATTGGTTGGGGTGATGGACGAGGTAACAGAGGATTTGTTAATACAAACCGTGGCGGTTGGGGTAATGCCAATAGCGGCGGTTTTGGTAATATCAATCCTTGGCGCAATGGTTGGGCCGATGCAGGAGGTTTCCGTAACCATGGAGGCGGAGGATTTGTGAATCGTGGCGGTGGTGGAGGATTCGTCAATCGTGGTGGCGGATTTATCAATCGTTAA
- the grrM gene encoding cyclophane-forming radical SAM/SPASM peptide maturase GrrM/OscB, translating into MIIPQTKTINARNNNLIDLSQFGPINLVVIQPTSFCNLNCDYCYLPHRQQQNRLSLDLIDPIFKTIFTSPFCTSDFSICWHAGEPLAVPISFYESAFEKISQASCQYNQNEVYFDISFQTNGTLITQAWCDLFKQYPVHVGVSLDGPDFLHNLHRKTRNEKDSYELTMRGLRYLQKNEISNSIIAVITKDSLDYPDEMFNFFIENSITDVGFNMEETEGINQTSSLDSQGLTQKYKAFIQRFWQLIAESKVEFRLREFEFIGSMIYTGDRMINTEMNQAFRIVNIDYQGNFSTFDPELLSIKTEPYGDFILGNVLTDTLDSVCYTKKFQKINQDMTEGVNLCRQTCEYFGLCGGGAGSNKYWENGTFNSADTNACNYRIKVITDVVVEALESSLGLE; encoded by the coding sequence ATGATAATTCCCCAGACTAAAACGATTAATGCGAGGAACAATAACCTGATTGATCTTTCCCAATTCGGACCGATTAATTTAGTAGTTATTCAACCGACTTCTTTTTGTAATCTCAATTGTGATTATTGTTATTTACCCCATCGTCAGCAACAAAATCGATTATCTTTAGACTTGATTGATCCGATTTTTAAAACCATTTTTACCAGTCCCTTTTGTACCTCAGATTTTAGTATTTGTTGGCACGCAGGAGAACCGTTAGCCGTCCCAATTAGCTTTTATGAATCTGCTTTTGAAAAAATTAGTCAAGCCTCTTGTCAATACAATCAGAATGAGGTTTATTTTGATATTTCTTTTCAAACGAATGGGACTTTAATTACACAAGCTTGGTGTGATTTATTTAAACAGTATCCTGTTCATGTTGGAGTCAGTTTAGATGGACCTGATTTTCTTCATAATCTTCATCGGAAAACTCGTAATGAAAAAGATAGTTATGAATTGACGATGCGGGGATTAAGGTACTTACAAAAAAATGAGATTTCTAACAGTATTATCGCCGTTATTACTAAAGATTCCTTAGATTATCCCGACGAAATGTTTAACTTTTTCATAGAAAATAGTATTACTGATGTGGGATTTAATATGGAAGAAACCGAAGGAATCAACCAAACTTCATCCCTAGATAGTCAAGGGCTCACCCAAAAATATAAGGCATTTATACAGCGTTTTTGGCAATTAATAGCAGAAAGTAAAGTTGAATTTAGACTTAGGGAATTTGAATTTATTGGGAGTATGATTTATACTGGCGATCGCATGATTAACACGGAGATGAATCAAGCCTTCCGTATTGTTAATATTGATTATCAAGGCAACTTTTCAACCTTCGATCCTGAATTATTATCGATTAAAACAGAACCCTATGGAGACTTTATTTTAGGGAATGTTTTAACTGATACCCTAGACTCTGTTTGTTATACCAAAAAGTTCCAAAAAATCAACCAAGATATGACCGAAGGAGTCAATCTTTGTCGTCAAACTTGTGAATATTTTGGTCTTTGTGGTGGGGGTGCAGGTAGTAACAAATATTGGGAAAATGGGACGTTTAATTCGGCTGATACCAATGCTTGTAATTATCGAATTAAAGTGATTACTGATGTGGTTGTAGAAGCCTTAGAAAGTTCTTTAGGGTTAGAATAG
- a CDS encoding type II toxin-antitoxin system HicA family toxin has product MVEKHGWQLKRITGSHYIYVKEGFKAILSIPVHSNRDLPIGTLKGILKDAGLSEKDLGF; this is encoded by the coding sequence ATTGTTGAGAAACATGGCTGGCAACTCAAGCGAATTACTGGATCTCACTATATTTACGTTAAAGAAGGATTTAAAGCGATTCTTTCTATCCCAGTTCATAGTAATCGAGATCTACCGATTGGAACACTAAAAGGTATTTTAAAAGATGCTGGTTTATCGGAAAAAGATTTAGGTTTTTAA
- a CDS encoding type II toxin-antitoxin system HicB family antitoxin produces MKIKAVIWQEGDLWCGSVPALPGCHTWGESYEQLLEMLKDAVEGWLDVASEQEQLETEKQIVELSL; encoded by the coding sequence ATGAAAATTAAAGCGGTTATTTGGCAAGAAGGAGATCTGTGGTGTGGTTCTGTTCCAGCTTTACCTGGTTGTCATACCTGGGGTGAAAGTTACGAACAACTGCTAGAAATGCTCAAAGATGCTGTTGAAGGATGGCTGGATGTCGCTAGCGAACAAGAACAGCTTGAAACTGAAAAACAAATCGTTGAACTCTCATTATGA
- a CDS encoding inositol monophosphatase family protein codes for MTDFTREIQLVNQLADVSTEVICQYFRQANIYAETKLADRSSIVTIADRQAEEAMVNILRETVPNDGIIREEGENIPSKNGRYWVLDPIDGTSAFVKGLPVFGTLIGLVDSHQNLPLVGCLNQPILQERWLGITGKIPTLNGKPLENPYAKLTDSQLKDACLTSTTPIMFITQRQQAIAAKLQQVCKRIAFGGDCYNYGSLASGWSSMPMVILESDLKYYDFCALIPILEGVGCIITDWLGNTLNSESTEVLAASNQTLHQQALEVINN; via the coding sequence ATGACTGATTTTACCCGAGAAATTCAACTGGTAAATCAACTCGCTGACGTATCAACAGAGGTAATTTGTCAATATTTTCGGCAAGCCAATATTTATGCAGAAACGAAACTGGCTGATCGATCTTCTATTGTGACTATTGCCGATCGTCAAGCAGAAGAAGCAATGGTAAATATCTTACGAGAAACCGTTCCTAATGATGGTATTATTCGAGAAGAAGGTGAGAATATTCCCTCAAAAAATGGTCGTTATTGGGTACTTGATCCCATTGATGGAACCTCAGCTTTTGTTAAGGGATTACCCGTTTTTGGGACATTGATTGGGTTAGTAGATAGCCATCAAAATCTTCCCTTAGTGGGGTGTTTAAATCAACCGATTTTACAAGAACGGTGGTTAGGAATAACAGGAAAAATTCCCACGTTGAACGGAAAACCATTAGAAAATCCTTACGCAAAACTAACGGATAGTCAATTAAAAGATGCTTGTTTAACGTCTACTACTCCGATCATGTTTATCACGCAAAGACAACAAGCGATCGCGGCTAAATTGCAACAGGTTTGTAAACGAATTGCCTTTGGAGGAGACTGTTATAATTATGGTTCCCTAGCGAGTGGTTGGAGTTCGATGCCGATGGTTATCCTAGAATCTGATCTAAAATATTACGATTTTTGTGCCTTAATTCCCATTCTTGAAGGTGTCGGATGTATCATCACTGATTGGTTAGGAAATACCCTTAATAGCGAGTCTACAGAGGTTTTAGCAGCTTCTAATCAAACCTTACATCAACAAGCTTTAGAAGTTATTAATAATTAA